From the Candidatus Palauibacter australiensis genome, the window CACGTCGAGACGGCGCAGGTAGTCGTTCTCCTGCTTGATCGCGACGTCGAACGGATCCGCCGCGGCGGCTTGTGAATCGGCTGCGCTCAAGGTCGGTTTGGCTCCCGCTCGTGTCTCCGCAGCGGATTACTGCGGCACCAACACTGGTGTCTGCACGCGGTTAACGGCACGAAATGCGAAAGGGGGGACTCGAACCCCCACGGCCAAGGGCCACCAGCTCCTAAGGCTGGCGCGTCTGCCAATTCCGCCACTTTCGCGCGAACCCGCCAGGTCGAACGCAGCGCCGGGATCGGCCGGGAATGTCGGCGCCGGCCGGAACGGGGGCAAGCAGGAACCCCCGCCCCGCCCGGTACTTCGCTGGTCAGCGTTCCGGGATCACGACGCTCCGGAAAGCGTTCTGTCGACGCCCGTCGGGCAGCAGAATATCGAGTTGCACGCTCAGCGCATCGCCGGGCCCCAACCCGGAGATGATGCGCTCGTAGTCGGCCCGCCCTTGAATCTCCTCGCCGTTGATGTCGACGATGAGCGTCCCCTCGGGAAGGCGCAGCCGCCCCACCGCGCCCCTCCGATCTCCGCCGACGATCACGACACCCTTGAACCCGGGGTCGATCCTGTATCGCGCATGTTCACGGGCTTCGACTTCTGCGTCATCCTCTACCGCGAGACCGAGGGCATCGCCGGTCGCCTCGGTCGGCTCGGAGCGTGCCGCGACCGGTGGCGGCGAGTCGTCGTCCGCCGAGATGAGGCGGACGCGCGCCCGGTCTCGCTCAAGCGTGGAGCGGCGCACGACGTCCAGTTCCACCGTCTCCCCCGGCTCGAAGGCGCGGATCCGCCGCTGCAGTTCCGAAACACCTGAGACGGGCTCCCCCGCCACGCCGACGATGACATCGCCACCTTCGAGTCCGGCCAGCAGGGCGGGACTGTCGTCGAAGGAGAAGGTTTGGATCTTCGCGCCCTCGACGCGCTCCAGGCCGTAGAAGGCGGCATCCGCGGCGTCGACGTCGGTAATCGAGACGCCGATGAGCGCCCGCCGCACCTCCCCGAACTCGATCAGGTCGTCGACGACCTCGCGGGCGAGTTCGATCGGGACCGCGAAGCCGTACCCCTGGTAGCTGCCCGTCGTCGACAGGATCGCCGTGTTGATGCCGATCACCTCCCCCGCCGCATTCACCAGCGGCCCGCCCGAGTTGCCCCGGTTGATGACCGCATCCGTCTGGATGAAGTCCTCGATCGCGAGCGGGTTGCGGTTCCGGAGGATGGAGATGTTGCGCCCCTTGGCGGAGACGATCCCCGCGGTCACGGATGAGAGCAGCGGTCCCGGTGCCGTCCGGAAGCCG encodes:
- a CDS encoding trypsin-like peptidase domain-containing protein — its product is MSDSLRTRLNLLIATTIAFAFGVGLASVLDLTPVSIAADGNRDPGWVIGAPASAGMTMANGFADVTERVAPAVVTIYLTAERETASPFPPGFEPPPGFEFPPGFEFPPDSARNREEERRPQTVEWSGSGFIVSEAGYVVTNNHVVAGAERIDVELHDGRLFDNVELVGRDPQTDVALLRLEVDDIAVLPIGSSDATAVGEWVLAIGSPGFRTAPGPLLSSVTAGIVSAKGRNISILRNRNPLAIEDFIQTDAVINRGNSGGPLVNAAGEVIGINTAILSTTGSYQGYGFAVPIELAREVVDDLIEFGEVRRALIGVSITDVDAADAAFYGLERVEGAKIQTFSFDDSPALLAGLEGGDVIVGVAGEPVSGVSELQRRIRAFEPGETVELDVVRRSTLERDRARVRLISADDDSPPPVAARSEPTEATGDALGLAVEDDAEVEAREHARYRIDPGFKGVVIVGGDRRGAVGRLRLPEGTLIVDINGEEIQGRADYERIISGLGPGDALSVQLDILLPDGRRQNAFRSVVIPER